The following coding sequences are from one Acidobacteriota bacterium window:
- a CDS encoding DUF433 domain-containing protein has protein sequence MTREELLARISINPNICFGKPCIKGHRIWVSLILDMLASGMSISEILENYDIEEADVQACIAYGAEMSRERYVTVEAVAR, from the coding sequence GTGACCCGAGAGGAATTGCTGGCGAGGATTTCGATCAATCCCAACATCTGTTTCGGGAAACCGTGCATAAAGGGCCACCGGATCTGGGTGTCATTGATCCTCGACATGCTGGCGAGCGGAATGAGCATCTCCGAGATCCTCGAGAACTACGACATCGAAGAGGCCGATGTCCAGGCCTGCATCGCCTATGGGGCGGAGATGTCACGCGAGCGCTACGTGACAGTTGAGGCGGTGGCGCGCTAG
- a CDS encoding DUF5615 family PIN-like protein — MRLKLDENFGRRGAEILTAAGHDVATVPAEALCRATDNEVARVCLTEGRCLVTLDLDFGNPLAFKPADYPGLAVVRLRGKAEPEDLERALRVLVAGLAGASIVGKLWIVEPTRLREYQPDN; from the coding sequence GTGCGGTTGAAGCTCGACGAGAACTTCGGTAGACGAGGCGCGGAGATCCTTACTGCGGCGGGGCACGACGTCGCGACCGTGCCGGCGGAGGCCCTGTGCCGTGCGACCGACAACGAGGTGGCTCGTGTCTGTCTCACGGAGGGACGCTGTCTCGTGACACTCGATCTCGATTTCGGAAACCCCCTCGCGTTCAAACCTGCTGACTATCCGGGACTCGCGGTCGTGAGACTCCGCGGCAAGGCCGAACCCGAGGACCTCGAACGCGCGCTGCGAGTGCTCGTCGCGGGCCTCGCGGGGGCATCGATCGTTGGCAAACTGTGGATCGTCGAACCCACGCGGCTTCGGGAGTACCAACCAGACAACTAA